Part of the Candidatus Delongbacteria bacterium genome, AGGAATTCTTCGCTCGCCGCTACCAGACCATCCAGAAGGTGGAAGCGCCTCCCGTGGAAGTCACCGCCGAACCGGAAGTGGCTCAGGTGGCCAATCTTCCCGCGGAAGAGACGGCAGTGCGTCAGGAAGAAGCGACAGAACAACTCGAGAAGCCCGCCGAGCGCCAGCAGCAGAGCGTGCAGGAACAGCGTGAAGCCCGCCGTCAGCGAGGCGAGGAACGCCAGTCACGTCGTGCCGCGATGGAGCAGCAGGTCATCAACAACCAGGGTGGAGTCGCCCTTGTGGTTGGCCAGGGCACCGGATCCGGCGCCAGCGATCTGGTGGACGCCGCCCGTGTGACCGCCGGCGAAGGCATTGGCATGACGGGTGTCACAGGGCTGGTCACCGGCAGTCAGGCCGAGGATGTGCGCCGCCTGCGGACCGATGCTCCCACCGGGGGCGGCAGCGGAGGCGTGGATCTGGGCTCGGCGATTTCCGCCGTGGACGCGGGTGTGGCCGGTGGCACCGTGGGTGACCTGCGCATGGGCGAAGTGGAAACCTACGACCGCAGCGGCAAGTTCACCGCCGAAGCCGCACGCAGTCCCAAGGCCCTCGACGGTGTCATCTCCGGATACACGCCCGGCCTGAAGGATTGCTTCGAGCAGCAGTTGCGCCGTCAGGCGGGGCTGAATGGCTCGATTCTGGTCCGCTTCACGATTGCTCCCGACGGCTCGGTCAAGGACGTCAACTTCACCCAGAACCGCTGGAGCGACGAACGTGCTGGCGAGCGGGTTGAATCCTGCATGAAGCGCAAGGTCCAGAGCTGGCAGTTCGATCCCGTGGACGCCAGCCTCGGGGACTTCAAGGCCGGCCGGAAATTCACTTTCGGCTCGTGATGCCTTTGACAGGAAAACCGGGCGGGGCCTGTCGTGGACAGGTCCCGCTTTTTTTGTGATCCCGGCCGGGCCCACCGGATCCGACCGCTGGCCTTTTGTACTTTCGGCCTTTCCAGAACAAGTCATGGATCCATGAAGCTTCTTCTTCTGCTGCTGATCTGCCAGGTGCTGGGGGCGACTCCCCGCTTCCTCCAGCCCCCCGCGTCCGACTCGCGCTGGCATCTGCCCGGCGACAGTCTGGACTATCTCCAGCTGGCTCTCAACGGCAATTGGAGCTGGCACGATCCTGCTGACGGAAGCAGCGGGTCGTGTACGGTTCCCTCCTGTTTCCCCGAGCCGACCGAAGAACTGGTTTTCTCCAGGGACTTCATCCTGCCCGATCCCGGAGCGAACCGCGAAAGCAGCCTCTGGTTCGGGGCCATGAATCACACGTGCCGCGTGTATCTCAATGGCGAGTTCCTGGGCAGTCACGCCAATGGCAGCACCAGTTTCGAGCTGCCGATTCCCGAGAGCCTGCTGAAGCCGCTGGACAGCAATCGGCTGGAGATCCAGGTCGAGCGCGGATTGTCCTCCAAGATCTCGCTGCCGCTCAAGGTGCAGAGCTGGGACCCTTACAACTATGGTGGCATCTACCGTGAGGTGGTGCTGCTCCAGCGCCCGCGTGTCCGGATTGAGGATCTCAACTGGAATCTCGTCAGTGGCAACCGGCCGGGACTGGAACTGAACGCCCTGCTGCGCAGCCTTGAACTGGTGAAGATCGGCCAGGACAGTCTGGCGGGGCCCCTGCCGCTTGAATTGCAGGCTCGGCTCCTTGACCAGGACGGCACCGAGATGGGCCGTGTCACCGTTCAGACCCGGCTCAATCGCCAGGAGAATCGTGCTGTGCCGCTCTCGCTGGGGGCAGCTGGCATTGAAAACTGGTCGCCTGAATCCCCGAGACTGTACACGCTCGAGGTGTCCCTCTTCCAGGGCACCGAGTTGCTGCATCGTGTCCGGCGCACCACGGGATTCCGGGAACTTCAGGTCCAGGGCAGCCGACTGCTGCTGAATGGAGCGGATCTCGAGGTTCGTGGCATCCGTTACCTCTCGCAGCATCCGGTCAGCGGCAGCGCGATGAGCGTGCGACAGTACAGCCAGGACATGGAAACCATCAAGAACCTGGGAGCCAATCTGGTCTTGCTGGCGGCCGGTGCCGGGCATCCCGGATTGATCGAGCTGTGCAACCGCATCGGGCTGCTTGTGATCGAGGAATTGCCGGCCTGTCAGGTGCCACCGCCTCTGCTGGCCCAGGACGGCTTCCTGCCCCTGGCGCGCAGTTATCTGCAGGAAATCATCTTGCGTGACCGCAACCAGCCCTGTCTGCTGGCCGTCAGTCTGGGCAGCGGACTGGACCTGGGGGACAGTCGGGGCCTGGACTTCGTCACCGGACTTCAGGATCTGCGCGCGCTGGATCACAGTCTGTTGTTCACCGGCAGCGTACTTGGACTGGAAGGCGCCCAGGCCAGTGGACTGGATCTGCTGCTGGTGGAAGACCGCGAGCCCGAGCTGCCGGCCGACCCCGGCCTGCCGATGATTCTGGCCGGAATCGGACTGCCCGTGGAGCCGGAGAATCAGGAAGGCTACGCCAACCCCTGGAGCAGCCTGCGCCAGGCACGACACATTCAACAGCGGCTGCTGGAGCTGCGTGAGCGCAGTGATATCGAC contains:
- a CDS encoding AgmX/PglI C-terminal domain-containing protein, with the protein product MAASSTALAVYNRKLFKNPDWTLIIITAVLGVCELLLILWGINTELPQMSQDQAKEFFARRYQTIQKVEAPPVEVTAEPEVAQVANLPAEETAVRQEEATEQLEKPAERQQQSVQEQREARRQRGEERQSRRAAMEQQVINNQGGVALVVGQGTGSGASDLVDAARVTAGEGIGMTGVTGLVTGSQAEDVRRLRTDAPTGGGSGGVDLGSAISAVDAGVAGGTVGDLRMGEVETYDRSGKFTAEAARSPKALDGVISGYTPGLKDCFEQQLRRQAGLNGSILVRFTIAPDGSVKDVNFTQNRWSDERAGERVESCMKRKVQSWQFDPVDASLGDFKAGRKFTFGS